In Paramisgurnus dabryanus chromosome 7, PD_genome_1.1, whole genome shotgun sequence, the following are encoded in one genomic region:
- the mgat3b gene encoding beta-1,4-mannosyl-glycoprotein 4-beta-N-acetylglucosaminyltransferase, producing the protein MKMRRHRVFLICTVGLCVISFLHYYKALHYVSLLRELSAPYPKIRSFIMVTGFFWKDGSSPLSSASPEKGPPLVYRPLEIESRVTGGDSGEPEAPRPWRRPEDPRRRSSVTTELQRGNLVIWPPSSPPNHKPDPKRGESPARVVVKNPQAHQTSNLDPLGLLGDLHRRRHNLKDDPNKYFIRTKAGALCFRQGTETAPPKDDTLKARPTVVRVGQRGILQMHNESKNQGKSLEDQGKQKRGRRLVKCVCRPGWHGPYCGVPTMVYHSNLPTKERLTPRERPRRVINAINVNHEFDLLHVRFRELSQAVDLFLVCESNFTAYGERRPLRFLNMLLNGTYHYVEKKILYVFLDHFPDGGRQDGWIADDYLRTFLTRDGMSRVVGLRSDDVFLINDADEIPAQEGVLFLKLFDGWTEPFAIHMRKSLYGFFWKQLGSLEVVSGCTVGMLRDVYDNDGIRLRRREYYTMSGFRKYENDTGHILVQWSVGSPFHFAGWHCSWCFTPEGIHFKLISAQNGDFPRWGDYEDKRDLNYIRELIRTGGWFDGSVQEYPPSDPKEHMYAPKFLLDNYNRYRYLLENPYSKPTGP; encoded by the exons ATGAAAATGAGACGTCACAGAGTGTTCCTGATTTGCACGGTGGGGTTGTGTGTCATTTCCTTCCTGCACTACTACAAAGCCTTGCACTATGTGTCTCTGCTGAGGGAACTGTCTGCACCTTACCCCAAAATCAGATCCTTCATCATGGTAACGGGTTTCTTCTGGAAGGACGGCTCCTCTCCGCTGTCCAGTGCGTCTCCGGAGAAAGGTCCTCCTCTGGTCTACAGGCCATTGGAGATCGAGTCCCGGGTGACTGGAGGAGATAGCGGAGAACCTGAAGCACCGCGGCCGTGGAGGAGACCTGAAGATCCACGGCGCAGGAGCTCAGTCACTACAGAG CTTCAGAGGGGAAATTTGGTCATCTGGCCACCCAGTAGTCCACCCAATCACAAGCCAGATCCAAAAAGAGGAGAAAGTCCTGCGAGAGTCGTAGTGAAAAATCCCCAGGCCCATCAAACATCTAATCTGGACCCTCTGGGATTGCTGGGAGACCTACACCGTCGCCGTCACAACCTTAAGGACGATCCCAACAAGTATTTCATTCGCACCAAAGCGGGTGCTCTGTGTTTCCGCCAAGGCACAGAGACGGCACCCCCTAAAGATGATACATTGAAAGCGAGACCCACGGTAGTTAGAGTAGGTCAGCGGGGAATACTGCAGATGCACAACGAGTCCAAGAATCAAGGAAAATCCCTGGAGGATCAAGGTAAGCAAAAGCGCGGAAGACGGCTGGTAAAGTGCGTCTGTAGGCCGGGTTGGCACGGTCCGTACTGCGGAGTGCCCACCATGGTCTATCACTCTAACCTGCCCACCAAGGAAAGACTGACGCCACGCGAGAGACCCCGACGCGTCATCAACGCCATCAACGTAAACCATGAGTTCGACCTGTTACACGTGCGCTTCCGTGAACTTAGCCAGGCCGTGGACCTTTTCCTAGTGTGCGAGTCCAACTTCACGGCGTACGGGGAGAGACGACCGCTGAGGTTCCTCAATATGCTGCTCAACGGAACGTACCATTATGTTGAGAAAAAGATCCTCTACGTCTTCCTGGACCACTTTCCCGACGGTGGCCGCCAGGACGGGTGGATTGCCGACGACTACCTGCGCACGTTCCTCACCCGTGATGGAATGTCTCGAGTCGTGGGCTTGCGGTCGGATGACGTTTTTCTTATAAATGATGCAGATGAAATTCCAGCTCAGGAAGGAGTGCTTTTCCTCAAATTGTTTGACGGCTGGACGGAGCCCTTTGCCATCCACATGCGGAAATCCCTGTACGGATTCTTCTGGAAGCAACTGGGATCCCTCGAGGTGGTGTCCGGGTGTACCGTCGGAATGCTGAGGGACGTCTACGACAACGACGGCATTCGGTTGCGCAGACGGGAATACTACACCATGTCGGGATTCCGAAAGTACGAGAACGACACCGGCCACATCTTGGTGCAGTGGTCCGTCGGAAGTCCATTCCATTTTGCGGGCTGGCACTGTTCCTGGTGTTTCACGCCCGAGGGGATTCACTTCAAACTCATTTCGGCCCAGAATGGAGATTTTCCTCGGTGGGGAGATTACGAGGATAAACGGGACCTCAACTACATCCGTGAGCTGATCCGAACGGGTGGCTGGTTTGACGGCTCCGTACAGGAGTATCCGCCCTCGGACCCTAAGGAACACATGTATGCTCCCAAATTCCTGCTAGATAATTACAATCGCTACCGTTATTTGTTGGAGAACCCTTACTCCAAGCCAACAGGACCGTAG
- the tab1 gene encoding TGF-beta-activated kinase 1 and MAP3K7-binding protein 1: MAAQRWSLMQSHQSWTDDLPLCQLCGVGSAPNCVYGPDGKGTQSHPNEDGHFRFSTECCFLYGVFDGYDGSRVADFVRQRMTAELLLDQLSVSHTDADVRRVLSQAFDVVEKSYFETIDDALAERANLQTQLPEGVFLTAQTQKMSERLKSLEQEVSGGATAIVALILNNKLYIANVGTNRALLCKTTTDGQNQVIQIGRAHTTDNEDELSRLAQLGLDPVRLRQSGLISGHSSTRRIGDYKVKFNYTDIDVLSAAKNKPIIAEPEIHGGQSLEEVTGFLLLMSEGLIKALESAHGPEQVNQEIVAMVAAELALQSTLEAAAQSVVERVKRLHHDVYVSGRQRASHCARHEDMTLLIRIINYQLADGSLTPTQGGRIYPVSVPYSNHQSTSKTSVTLSLVMPSQGTLTNGSNTASTLEGDTPTAGQSPTQTLQSTNTHTQSSSSSSGDGSLFRQRGSQAAQPDETGRVPPYVDFTQFYRMWGSDHSDGQALTAEL, from the exons ATGGCGGCGCAGCGCTGGAGTCTGATGCAAAGC CATCAGAGTTGGACAGATGATCTGCCTCTGTGTCAGCTGTGTGGCGTCGGCTCAGCCCCAAACTGTGTGTACGGCCCCGATGGGAAAGGGACCCAGAGCCACCCGAATGAAGACGGACATTTCCGCTTCAG TACCGAGTGCTGTTTTCTCTATGGAGTGTTTGATGGTTATGACGGCAGCAGGGTGGCAGATTTTGTGCGTCAGCGAATGACGGCCGAACTTTTACTGGATCAGCTGAGCGTCAGTCATACGGATGCAGACGTACGGAGAGTCCTGTCACAG GCTTTTGATGTCGTAGAGAAGAGTTACTTTGAGACCATTGATGATGCTCTGGCAGAAAGGGCAAACCTACAAACACAACTACCAGAG ggTGTCTTTCTCACAGCTCAGACTCAGAAGATGTCAGAAAGATTGAAGTCTTTAGAGCAGGAGGTCTCAGGTGGAGCCACAGCTATAGTAGCTCTGATACTCAATAATAAACTCTACATCGCCAATGTAG GTACCAATCGGGCTCTTCTTTGTAAAACCACAACTGATGGTCAGAACCAGGTGATCCAGATCGGCCGAGCACACACGACTGACAACGAGGATGAGCTGTCTAGACTCGCACAGCTGg GTCTGGATCCGGTGCGGTTGAGGCAGTCTGGACTGATTTCTGGTCACAGCAGCACTCGTCGGATTGGCGACTACAAAGTCAAATTTAACTACACAGACATCGATGTGCTCAG TGCAGCAAAGAATAAGCCAATCATCGCAGAGCCTGAGATTCACGGCGGCCAATCGCTGGAGGAGGTGACGGGTTTCCTGCTGCTGATGTCAGAGGGGCTCATCAAAGCCCTCGAATCGGCCCACGGACCGGAGCAAGTCAACCAG GAGATCGTTGCCATGGTAGCAGCAGAGTTGGCTCTGCAGAGCACTCTGGAGGCGGCTGCGCAGTCGGTGGTGGAGCGCGTCAAACGGCTGCATCACGACGTGTACGTGAGCGGCAGGCAGAGAGCGTCACACTGCGCTCGACACGAGGACATGACGCTGCTGATCAGAATCATCAACTACCAGCTGGCAGACGGATCGCTCACACCAACACAAG GAGGACGGATCTACCCCGTGTCTGTGCCGTACTCCAATCATCAGAGCACCAGTAAAACCAGTGTCACGCTGTCTCTGGTCATGCCATCGCAGGGCACGCTGACCAACGGCTCAAACACGGCATCCACACTTGAGGGAGACACGCCTACCGCTGG TCAAAGCCCGACACAGACGCTGCAGTCCACCAACACGCACACGCAGAGTTCCAGTTCCAGTTCTGGAGATGGAAGTTTGTTTCGACAGAGAGGAAGCCAAGCGGCTCAGCCGGATGAAACCGGACGGGTCCCGCCGTACGTGGACTTCACACAGTTTTACCGGATGTGGGGATCGGATCACAGCGATGGACAGGCCTTGACTGCCGAACTCTGA
- the LOC135783253 gene encoding synaptogyrin-1-like isoform X1, whose translation MDEMQQGFGAYGAGRSGGAFDPITFIQQPQTGLRIVSWVFSLVIFGCIANEGYINRPGDAEEFCIFNRNKNACNYAVGMGSLAFLCCMLFLALDAYFPQISSVKDRKKAVLADVGTSAFWSFMWFVGFCLLANQWQVAKPEDNPLRKGGDAARAAIAFSFFSIFTWAGQAFLAFRRYKLGADSALFSQDYTDPSQDAAAAVYSAGDDLESPEGAGSYQQSGEGVFDGSAGYQRQDY comes from the exons ATGGACGAGATGCAGCAGGGCTTCGGCGCGTACGGCGCGGGCAGATCCGGCGGGGCATTCGACCCGATCACGTTCATCCAGCAGCCGCAAACCGGGCTCAGGATCGTGTCGTGG GTTTTTTCATTAGTGATCTTTGGCTGCATAGCTAATGAAGGCTACATTAACAGACCCGGTGATGCTGAGGAGTTCTGCATCTTCAATCGTAACAAGAACGCCTGTAACTACGCTGTTGGCATGGGCTCGCTGGCGTTCCTGTGCTGCATGCTCTTCCTGGCGTTAGATGCGTATTTCCCTCAGATCAGCAGCGTTAAAGATCGCAAGAAAGCTGTGCTGGCAGATGTGGGCACGTCAG CGTTCTGGTCCTTCATGTGGTTTGTAGGATTTTGTTTACTGGCCAATCAGTGGCAGGTGGCCAAACCAGAGGACAACCCACTGCGAAAAGGTGGAGACGCTGCACGGGCGGCCATCGCCTTCTCGTTCTTCTCCATCTTCACCTGG GCCGGACAGGCCTTCCTAGCGTTTCGGAGGTATAAACTGGGTGCAGACTCGGCCCTGTTCTCCCAGGACTACACTGATCCGAGTCAAGATGCTGCTGCTGCCGTCTACAGTGCTGGAGATGACCTGGAGAGTCCTGAAGGAGCCGGATCTTATCAGCAGAGCGGTGAAGGTGTCTTTGATGGGTCAGCAGGGTACCAGCGACAGGACTACTGA
- the LOC135783253 gene encoding synaptogyrin-1-like isoform X2, translating into MDEMQQGFGAYGAGRSGGAFDPITFIQQPQTGLRIVSWVFSLVIFGCIANEGYINRPGDAEEFCIFNRNKNACNYAVGMGSLAFLCCMLFLALDAYFPQISSVKDRKKAVLADVGTSAFWSFMWFVGFCLLANQWQVAKPEDNPLRKGGDAARAAIAFSFFSIFTWGALTLFSWERLKRVCFEEEYEELITHHTAEITHTQTNKHPLACV; encoded by the exons ATGGACGAGATGCAGCAGGGCTTCGGCGCGTACGGCGCGGGCAGATCCGGCGGGGCATTCGACCCGATCACGTTCATCCAGCAGCCGCAAACCGGGCTCAGGATCGTGTCGTGG GTTTTTTCATTAGTGATCTTTGGCTGCATAGCTAATGAAGGCTACATTAACAGACCCGGTGATGCTGAGGAGTTCTGCATCTTCAATCGTAACAAGAACGCCTGTAACTACGCTGTTGGCATGGGCTCGCTGGCGTTCCTGTGCTGCATGCTCTTCCTGGCGTTAGATGCGTATTTCCCTCAGATCAGCAGCGTTAAAGATCGCAAGAAAGCTGTGCTGGCAGATGTGGGCACGTCAG CGTTCTGGTCCTTCATGTGGTTTGTAGGATTTTGTTTACTGGCCAATCAGTGGCAGGTGGCCAAACCAGAGGACAACCCACTGCGAAAAGGTGGAGACGCTGCACGGGCGGCCATCGCCTTCTCGTTCTTCTCCATCTTCACCTGG gGCGCTCTTACGCTGTTCTCTTGGGAAAGACTGAAGCGTGTGTGTTTCGAAGAGGAATATGAGGAACTTATTACCCATCATACCGCTGAAATCACACACACGCAGACAAACAAACATCCACTCGCATGTGTCTGA